Proteins found in one Brevibacillus brevis genomic segment:
- a CDS encoding alpha/beta hydrolase family protein, whose amino-acid sequence MQLDTSPFVACTPEETVHQGVRLYTVSYYSQDLLVKAALAVPEVYFQEGACLPALLYCRGGIKGVGRVRPERISQMAAFGYVILAPHYRGNEGGEGRDEFGGADRHDVFAAFELLRSMEKVDEERISVYGFSRGGIMALFAAMECKGMLSCVVWSGVSDMFLTYEERVDLRRMLRRIIGHPQKQEDAYRYRTPLYRMDEISCPVLIIHGTEDENVGVEHAHKLADALTRAGKPYEKWLAQGASHLFVGEDMEMYTRKMFAWLDAQV is encoded by the coding sequence ATGCAGCTAGATACTTCACCATTTGTCGCATGTACACCTGAGGAGACAGTCCATCAGGGAGTGCGGCTCTATACCGTTAGCTACTATAGTCAAGACTTGCTGGTAAAAGCTGCATTGGCTGTGCCGGAGGTTTATTTTCAGGAGGGAGCATGTCTGCCGGCTCTCTTGTATTGCCGAGGCGGGATTAAAGGTGTAGGGCGCGTCAGACCAGAGAGAATCAGTCAGATGGCTGCTTTTGGCTACGTGATTCTCGCTCCTCATTACCGTGGCAACGAAGGCGGAGAGGGCCGGGATGAATTCGGTGGGGCAGACAGGCATGATGTGTTTGCCGCATTTGAATTGCTCCGCAGCATGGAGAAGGTGGACGAGGAGCGAATCAGCGTCTACGGCTTTTCACGAGGTGGCATCATGGCCTTGTTTGCCGCAATGGAGTGCAAGGGCATGCTGTCTTGCGTCGTATGGAGTGGTGTCAGCGACATGTTTTTGACCTACGAGGAGCGGGTTGATCTGAGAAGGATGCTGCGCAGAATCATCGGTCATCCGCAAAAGCAGGAGGATGCTTACCGCTATCGGACACCTTTGTATCGGATGGACGAGATTTCTTGCCCTGTGCTGATCATACATGGAACGGAAGATGAGAATGTGGGGGTGGAGCATGCTCATAAATTGGCAGATGCGCTGACACGGGCAGGCAAACCGTATGAAAAATGGCTGGCGCAAGGGGCCAGCCATCTGTTTGTCGGGGAAGATATGGAGATGTATACGCGCAAAATGTTTGCTTGGCTGGATGCGCAAGTCTAA
- a CDS encoding ornithine cyclodeaminase family protein, with amino-acid sequence MLVLSRENIEQIYTMKDCLEDVEQVFREHMLGNVTTPVRTAIDHPKYGATSLYMPSYLETDDYVAVKIISIFPENYKHDIKALQSVIVLTETKTGQHVAMMDASLLTIMRTGASSGVATKYLAKENAQSCAVLGCGAQSIGQIQAVMEVRALTNIYLYNRTREKADEMKQTLLSLYPEWQGEVTVMDDANEAVANAEIVICSTKATSPLFDGTHLRPGTHINAIGAFLPHMQEVDLTTVQNSKVVVDTLEGARHEAGDLLIPIERGEWSFEQMHAELGDILIGKKPGRENDEEITLYKSVGIAYLDTAVAKTVFERAKANGIGTEISL; translated from the coding sequence ATGCTCGTATTAAGCCGTGAAAACATTGAACAAATTTACACGATGAAAGATTGCTTGGAAGATGTGGAGCAGGTCTTCCGTGAGCATATGCTGGGGAACGTCACCACCCCTGTTCGTACTGCCATTGACCATCCGAAATACGGAGCAACCAGTCTATATATGCCGTCCTATTTGGAAACGGACGATTATGTAGCGGTAAAAATCATCAGCATTTTCCCCGAGAATTACAAGCACGATATCAAAGCCCTCCAAAGCGTGATCGTGTTGACCGAAACAAAAACAGGGCAGCATGTAGCGATGATGGACGCAAGCCTGTTAACGATTATGCGCACAGGTGCAAGCAGTGGCGTTGCCACCAAATACTTGGCAAAAGAAAATGCGCAAAGCTGCGCTGTATTGGGCTGCGGGGCACAATCGATCGGACAGATTCAAGCCGTCATGGAGGTCCGTGCGCTGACAAACATTTATCTCTATAACCGCACTCGTGAGAAAGCAGACGAAATGAAACAAACACTCCTCTCCCTCTACCCGGAGTGGCAAGGCGAAGTCACGGTTATGGATGATGCCAATGAAGCGGTGGCAAATGCCGAAATCGTGATTTGCAGCACCAAGGCTACCAGCCCGTTGTTTGATGGAACACACTTGCGTCCCGGTACGCATATCAATGCCATCGGTGCTTTTCTTCCTCATATGCAAGAGGTCGACTTGACTACCGTACAAAACAGCAAAGTTGTGGTGGATACACTGGAGGGAGCTCGGCACGAAGCAGGCGATCTGCTCATTCCGATCGAACGCGGAGAATGGAGCTTTGAACAAATGCACGCTGAGCTGGGGGACATTCTGATTGGGAAAAAGCCTGGCCGAGAAAACGATGAAGAAATCACGCTGTACAAATCTGTGGGGATTGCCTATTTGGACACAGCGGTTGCCAAAACGGTCTTTGAACGGGCGAAAGCCAACGGCATTGGAACAGAAATCAGCTTGTAA
- a CDS encoding response regulator: protein MARLLIVDDAAFTRRVLTDMLGEQHEVCGEASNGLEAIEKYKELKPDIVTMDITMPHMHGIEAMRHILDFDCDAKILICSAVGHRQKVLEAMRTGASDFVVKPFQKEQILDAIARLL, encoded by the coding sequence ATGGCCCGATTGCTGATAGTAGATGACGCAGCCTTCACGAGAAGGGTGCTGACGGATATGTTAGGCGAGCAACATGAAGTTTGTGGAGAAGCGAGCAATGGTTTGGAGGCAATTGAAAAGTACAAGGAACTCAAGCCAGATATTGTGACCATGGATATTACCATGCCGCACATGCACGGGATTGAAGCCATGCGTCACATCCTGGATTTTGACTGTGATGCCAAAATTTTGATCTGCTCAGCAGTCGGGCATCGGCAGAAGGTGCTGGAAGCGATGAGGACAGGAGCGAGTGATTTCGTCGTAAAGCCTTTTCAAAAAGAGCAGATTCTCGATGCAATCGCACGACTTTTGTAA
- a CDS encoding S1 RNA-binding domain-containing protein — protein MAVQVGSIIEGKVTAIKPFGMFVAVSETEQGLVHISQVANGFVKDINDHFTVGAQVKVKVLSIDDAGKISLSVRAALPAPERPEREERRGGGYRGGDRGGNAKRESGASFEDKMKKWLKHSEENLATINKKNAKRGY, from the coding sequence ATGGCAGTACAAGTGGGAAGCATCATCGAAGGAAAAGTGACAGCGATTAAACCGTTTGGGATGTTCGTAGCAGTCAGCGAAACGGAGCAGGGGCTGGTCCACATTTCCCAAGTAGCAAACGGTTTTGTTAAGGATATCAATGATCACTTTACCGTGGGGGCACAAGTAAAGGTAAAAGTACTCTCCATTGATGATGCAGGTAAAATCTCGCTTTCGGTTCGCGCAGCACTCCCAGCGCCTGAGCGTCCGGAACGTGAAGAACGCCGTGGTGGTGGATATCGTGGAGGCGACCGCGGAGGGAATGCAAAACGAGAAAGCGGAGCTTCTTTCGAAGACAAAATGAAAAAATGGTTGAAGCACAGCGAAGAGAACCTTGCGACAATCAACAAAAAGAACGCAAAACGCGGCTACTAA
- a CDS encoding sensor histidine kinase translates to MPLFSNLGFQKKIMLSYLVMMLLIGCVTTLFSYQMTKVTSDEVYLTQNLLPQTSALLEVKNQIYTKTYALNMYTLTRDESYLDQYYTNLIDTARFSSLPKTEANSGLFTIIESISKLDFIFLNKINPLLQAGNVPAVSYVLSNEVQPLLDRLERDLSFSLNQLEYQTNKEFQNSNESIKVSLILTYTVSVASILFGLFCTFYFRNELLRPIQSLMQQAREVSKGTFGQQIVYTHQDEFLELAQEFNKMSSSIANLFAQDERQRQILTEEKNIREQILNSLPVGIITRSHATVGLHVNQLAQHLVKLDDHGYPVSKDSFEAPTGNEPTPWFVNRKMTLYKKDDTPFIALVSYIPLHNHHHDQETGWMVAFLDITEQEQIQEYLNQSEKLAMVGQLAAGAAHEIRNPLTVIYGFIQLLEQRLSNQERDLYYLPLILQEIERVNRIVTELLMLSKPSKPDYREVALTGVIHSILPLMNAEAMLHGIEIVDRCDPGIRIHVDVEQLKQILLNLMKNSIEAMKDGGILSIESRLDNQAVHIHIRDTGEGIPQEYLVRIFDPFFSLKEDGTGLGLPISRRMVENHGGELHVNSKLGKGTDIIITLPLTPKED, encoded by the coding sequence ATGCCCCTTTTCAGCAATCTCGGATTTCAGAAAAAAATCATGCTCAGCTATCTCGTAATGATGCTTCTCATCGGCTGCGTAACGACCCTGTTCAGTTATCAAATGACAAAGGTCACCTCTGATGAAGTGTATTTGACACAAAACCTCTTACCGCAAACGAGTGCCTTGTTGGAAGTCAAAAACCAGATATACACCAAGACCTATGCGTTGAACATGTATACATTGACACGCGACGAGTCTTACCTGGACCAGTACTATACAAATCTGATCGATACAGCTCGCTTTTCCTCGCTTCCCAAAACCGAGGCGAACAGTGGCTTGTTTACCATTATTGAATCGATATCAAAACTAGACTTTATTTTTTTGAACAAAATCAATCCGTTGCTGCAAGCAGGGAATGTTCCTGCCGTCAGCTATGTCCTTTCCAATGAAGTACAGCCATTGCTCGATCGGTTGGAACGAGATCTGTCTTTTTCACTCAATCAGCTGGAGTATCAGACGAATAAAGAGTTTCAGAATTCGAATGAGAGCATCAAAGTTTCGTTGATCCTGACGTATACGGTTTCCGTAGCCTCTATCTTGTTTGGGCTATTCTGCACGTTTTACTTCCGCAATGAGCTTTTGCGCCCGATCCAGTCTCTGATGCAACAAGCCCGTGAAGTATCGAAGGGAACATTCGGTCAGCAAATTGTCTATACCCATCAAGATGAATTCCTAGAGTTGGCCCAGGAGTTCAATAAAATGTCGAGTAGCATCGCCAATCTATTCGCACAAGATGAAAGGCAACGGCAAATTTTGACCGAAGAAAAAAACATCCGGGAGCAAATCTTAAACTCTCTGCCTGTTGGAATTATTACTCGCTCCCACGCGACAGTCGGTCTTCATGTAAACCAGTTGGCACAGCATTTGGTCAAGCTCGACGATCACGGCTACCCCGTGTCCAAGGATTCCTTTGAAGCACCCACAGGCAATGAGCCGACTCCCTGGTTCGTCAATCGCAAAATGACTTTGTACAAAAAAGACGACACACCATTCATTGCTCTGGTCTCTTACATCCCTTTACACAATCATCACCACGATCAGGAAACCGGGTGGATGGTCGCCTTCTTGGACATTACGGAGCAGGAGCAAATTCAAGAGTACTTGAATCAATCCGAGAAGCTGGCCATGGTCGGTCAGCTGGCAGCGGGGGCCGCTCATGAAATTCGCAATCCGCTAACAGTTATCTACGGCTTTATTCAGCTTTTGGAACAGCGTTTATCGAATCAAGAGCGCGATTTGTACTATTTGCCCTTAATCTTGCAGGAAATTGAACGGGTCAACCGCATCGTGACGGAGTTGCTGATGCTCTCCAAACCATCCAAGCCCGATTATCGCGAGGTTGCGCTAACTGGTGTCATTCATTCGATTCTTCCCTTGATGAATGCCGAGGCTATGCTGCATGGGATTGAAATCGTAGATCGCTGTGATCCCGGCATTCGCATTCATGTCGATGTCGAGCAATTAAAGCAAATCCTGCTTAATTTAATGAAAAACAGCATTGAAGCCATGAAAGACGGCGGCATTCTCTCCATTGAAAGCCGCCTGGATAATCAAGCTGTCCATATTCATATCAGAGACACAGGAGAAGGCATTCCCCAAGAATATCTGGTGCGGATATTCGATCCGTTTTTCTCCTTAAAAGAGGATGGGACAGGACTGGGGCTGCCGATTTCCCGACGAATGGTCGAAAACCACGGTGGGGAGTTGCACGTGAACAGCAAGCTGGGGAAAGGAACGGATATCATCATTACGCTGCCGCTTACACCAAAAGAAGATTAG
- a CDS encoding BMP family ABC transporter substrate-binding protein has translation MPKLLPFPVLFTGLVVGLLLLITSQFITSMKHLDKVMNKSSHSSDKVRVALLLEGPTYDQGWNSSALESMTELQKRFNFSLEIANNIKPEQIKKVAEKYAANDYDLILGHGLIFSDPFTDVALRYPKSHFVSFNGEAPHPNQTTIRYDMKPAGKLVGILAAKMTKSDKVGYIMVDKPTELTQVEGFIEGVKKASPKTTIVVGKVPDFNDIAGAIRTTRDMISQGVDVIYTTGDSFNLEVITEAQRAGVFTIGYIADQRYIAPEYVLASMMQDVRQCYRIIMEQFIQGDLPNGKVMYGLAEGVNRLSQFGHMVPDDVREDLERELQNLIPSRGSYGG, from the coding sequence ATGCCAAAGCTGCTGCCATTTCCCGTCTTATTTACCGGTTTGGTAGTCGGGCTGCTTCTGCTCATTACCAGTCAATTCATTACAAGCATGAAGCATCTCGATAAAGTCATGAATAAAAGCAGCCATTCTTCTGACAAAGTGCGTGTCGCCCTATTGCTGGAGGGCCCCACTTATGATCAGGGCTGGAACAGCAGTGCACTGGAGAGTATGACAGAACTGCAAAAAAGATTTAACTTTTCACTCGAAATCGCCAATAATATAAAACCGGAGCAGATCAAAAAGGTGGCTGAGAAATATGCAGCCAACGACTATGATCTCATACTCGGTCATGGCCTCATCTTCTCTGATCCTTTTACAGACGTGGCTCTTCGCTATCCGAAATCACATTTTGTTTCCTTTAATGGAGAGGCTCCGCATCCAAATCAGACGACGATTCGTTACGATATGAAGCCTGCCGGCAAGCTTGTCGGTATCCTAGCCGCGAAAATGACGAAATCGGATAAAGTCGGATACATCATGGTAGACAAGCCCACAGAGTTAACTCAAGTAGAAGGCTTTATCGAAGGAGTGAAAAAGGCATCGCCTAAAACCACTATCGTTGTGGGAAAGGTTCCTGATTTTAATGATATTGCGGGGGCCATTCGCACGACTCGCGACATGATTTCACAAGGGGTGGATGTCATCTACACCACAGGCGACAGCTTCAATCTCGAAGTGATTACAGAAGCGCAGCGGGCAGGAGTATTTACCATCGGATATATTGCCGATCAACGCTATATCGCTCCGGAATACGTGCTGGCCTCCATGATGCAGGATGTTCGTCAGTGCTACCGCATCATCATGGAACAGTTTATTCAAGGGGATCTCCCCAATGGAAAAGTCATGTACGGCCTTGCCGAAGGGGTCAACCGTCTCAGTCAATTCGGACACATGGTTCCAGATGATGTACGTGAAGATTTAGAACGGGAACTGCAAAATCTCATTCCTTCCCGTGGCTCGTATGGAGGTTAA
- a CDS encoding LysR family transcriptional regulator yields MELVYLHTFREVARYGSFTRAAEELGYAQPTVTAQMQKLEQSYGAPLFERYGRKLRLTQAGEALLPYARELIRLYGESKEVIKQQTTGPIAIGTIDTLAAFFLPPYLQAFCQQYPQVDLVLRTAGEAEIVQQIRDGYLDFGIIFDRPCTDPELVTHVIREEELVIVMPPAHRFTTATVLTVHDLSGESLVLTEEGCTYRGMLLEAFGEVGMTQRIACQFSNPEAIKQCVRCGLGVALLPLMAVKRELTEGVLRAIPFQSNKAPFSIQLVYHKKKWLSPSMVTLVDTITRSQREES; encoded by the coding sequence ATGGAGCTGGTCTATTTACATACTTTTCGCGAAGTAGCCCGGTATGGGAGTTTTACACGGGCAGCAGAAGAACTGGGCTATGCTCAGCCAACGGTAACGGCACAAATGCAAAAGCTGGAGCAGTCGTATGGAGCCCCGCTATTTGAACGATACGGGCGCAAGCTGCGACTGACGCAAGCAGGAGAAGCCTTGCTGCCGTACGCACGGGAATTGATTCGTCTGTATGGGGAATCTAAAGAAGTGATCAAGCAACAGACGACAGGCCCCATTGCCATTGGGACGATTGATACACTGGCGGCGTTCTTTCTGCCACCGTATTTACAGGCTTTTTGCCAGCAATATCCTCAGGTTGATTTAGTATTGCGGACGGCTGGCGAAGCAGAAATTGTGCAACAGATCAGGGATGGTTATCTCGATTTCGGGATCATTTTCGATCGCCCTTGTACAGACCCTGAGTTAGTCACCCACGTCATTCGTGAGGAAGAATTGGTGATCGTCATGCCACCCGCTCATCGATTCACAACAGCCACTGTACTCACTGTCCATGACTTGAGCGGGGAGTCGCTTGTATTGACCGAAGAAGGCTGTACGTATCGGGGCATGCTGCTGGAGGCTTTTGGTGAGGTTGGGATGACCCAACGAATCGCCTGCCAATTCAGCAATCCGGAAGCGATCAAGCAGTGTGTACGCTGTGGTTTGGGTGTGGCATTGCTGCCGCTCATGGCGGTCAAGAGAGAGCTAACAGAAGGGGTGCTCAGAGCCATCCCGTTTCAGTCAAATAAGGCGCCGTTTTCCATTCAGCTTGTTTATCATAAAAAGAAATGGCTATCACCTTCCATGGTGACGCTTGTGGATACGATTACGAGATCACAGAGAGAGGAATCGTGA
- a CDS encoding rhodanese-like domain-containing protein → MSLVLQTPAASPEVARTHFLDKLSLETDVSDVWNDIQNRVEGFYILDARSEKAYRDGHVPGSLNLPHSLISVETTAALDPTKLLVVYCWGPNCNGAAKACAKLAALGFRVKEMLGGMEYWEKEGNPLE, encoded by the coding sequence ATGTCCCTTGTATTACAAACACCCGCCGCGTCACCTGAAGTAGCCCGCACTCATTTTCTCGACAAGCTGTCTCTTGAGACAGATGTCTCTGATGTATGGAATGACATCCAGAACCGCGTGGAAGGCTTTTACATCCTGGATGCTCGCAGCGAGAAAGCGTATCGGGATGGTCACGTTCCCGGTTCTTTGAATCTCCCTCATTCGCTTATTTCCGTTGAAACGACGGCTGCGCTTGACCCGACCAAGCTCCTGGTCGTCTACTGCTGGGGTCCCAACTGCAACGGTGCTGCAAAGGCTTGCGCGAAACTGGCCGCTCTCGGCTTTCGAGTAAAAGAGATGCTCGGCGGGATGGAATATTGGGAAAAGGAGGGGAATCCTCTCGAATAG